One Sulfurimonas sp. HSL-3221 genomic window, TACCGATCTTGTCGTCGTCGCGGGCGGGTTCAGCTACGGTGACTACCTGCGCAGCGGCGCCATCGCCCGCTTCAGCCCCGTCATGCAGGCGGTCGAGGCCCACGCCAATCGCGGCGGAAAGGTCCTCGGCATCTGTAACGGCTTCCAGGTCCTGACAGAATCGCGGCTGCTGCCGGGAGCGCTCAAACGCAATGAGCACCTCCACTTCATCTCCCGCCATCACCACCTCAAGATCGCCGGGAACGAGAACGCATTCCTGAACAAGCTGTGCAGAGACGATGTCGTGAACATCCCCATCGCCCACCACGACGGGAACTACTATATCGATCCGGACGGTCTCAAGGCGCTTTACGACAACGACCAGGTACTGCTGCACTACTGCGATGCCGAGGGCAACGTCAGCAACCCCAACGGGTCCGTCGATGCCATCGCCGGCGTCTGCAACGCCGCCAAGAACGTGTTCGGACTGATGCCGCACCCCGAACGCGCCATGGAAGCCATTCTCGGCTCCGCGGACGGCAAGGCGATGCTTGAAGGGTTCTTCGCTTCCTGATGCGTTCACTCCTGCTGCTCCTCTGGCTCGGTACTATTGGCCTCCTGCAGGCCGTCACAATCGTCACCGACCTCCCCGAAACCGTTATGCCCTTTACTATGCAGGCCGAAGAGCCGAATGATGCGGCCGAGGTCGAAAGCGCCGACTTTGCCGTGCAGGAGGAGAATGAGACACCCGACACCCGCCATCTCTACGCCACGCTTGTCGAAAAGCCCGAGCGGCTCTTCAAAGGCGAGATCGTCTCCATCGTCATCCGGACCGTCATCACGACCGACCTTTTCGACGATCTCTCCTACCGCTTCAGCGGCGGCAGCGGACTCTCCCTGCTCAGCGACTCCCCTGAACGGCAACGGCAGGAGCACACCTACCTGGACCGTTTCTATTTCAAGGTCACAGGGAAACGCGCCCTACTGCCCGACATCACTCCGGTACTGACGCTGGGGTACGGCGAAGAGGAGAGCTCCGCTCCTATCCAGGGCGGGGCCATCGAAGCGACGGTGCTCAACCCTCCGAAAAACTTCTGCGGCATCCTGGCGGACCGTTTCGCGATCACCCATGTCAAGACCACCGTCTACGACAAGGGGCACAACATCATCGTGATCTCGGCCGATGCCAACCGCAGCGACCTGAAAGACTTCCACCTCTCCGAGGCTGAAAAACAGAACTTTGAATCGCTGCAGATCAACCCGCACTTCGCTTCGATGAGCTACTATGCCGTCCTGCCCAAAACCGTCGAAGTGCTCCGTTTTCAGTACTTCAACCTGCAAAACAAACGGTACGAACGCATCAGTATCCCAATCGAGGTCGATGACGATCTCGTCTCGACGACCAGCGATATCAATCCGATCGAGCATGGGCATGTCACCCAGAAAACTATCGTTTTCCTCGTTGTTTTCGGGCTCTTCTTCGTGCTTGCGCTCTGGAAACGCTCCTGGACGCTGCTCGCCGTTGCCGTCGCTGCGGGAGGCTATGCCGCCTGGCTCAATATCCCGCTGCAGCAGGTCTGTATCAAAGAGGGGGCGCCCATCTACCTGCTGCCGATGCGCAACGCGACGGTCTTCGAGATCACGCCGCAGCGCCACCAGCTCGATGCCGAAGGGCATAGCAAAGGCTATACGAAGATTCGCCTCCAGAACGATCAGATCGGTTGGGTCAAGAATGAAGATACTTGCGCGGATTAACTGGGTTTACAGCACCCTCGTCATCTTTACGGGTCTGCTGCTAAAGATCCTCCTCTACCCCTTCGTCCCCCGTCCCTACGCCTCCAAAATCGCCGCCTGGTTCATCCGGCTTCTGATCTTCGTGCATGTCCGCAAAGTCAGCGAGCCCGATCCCGAGGCGCAGATGTATATCATCAACCATCAAAGCGAACTCGACATCGGCGTGATCGAGAGTACGACGCAACGCGAACTCGCCTGGGTGGCCAAAAAAGAGCTTTTTGAAGTGCCCTTTTTCTCCCTCGCCGTCCGTCTCTCCCGGGAGATCCCCCTCGAGCGCGAGAGCAAAAGCGCCCTCGTTGCCCTCCTCAAGGCGGCCAAGGAGCGCATCGACGAGGGGAGAATCGTCTGTATCTTCCCGGAGGGTACACGTTCGGAAAGCGGCCGGATGCGCCGCTTCAAACCCGGGGCGAAACTGATCGCCGACAAGCTCGGCCTGACGGTACAGCCCGTCGTACTGATCCATACCGCCCGTTTCTTCAGCACCAAGCGCATGACGGCCGCGCCGGGAATGATCACCGCGATCTACCTGGAGAGTTTCACCGCGGACAAAAGCGACAAAAAGTGGCTCGAAACCGTGCAGCATCAGATGCAAGAAACCTATGACCGCTATGTACAAAAGGAAAACGTATGAGCTTTACTACCCTGCTCGCCATCGGAAGCGGCGGCTTTATCGGTGCCGTGCTGCGCGCCTACCTCAACGGTCTCATCTCCCACCGCGTGCCCCACGACCTCCCCTTCGGCACCCTCGGCGTCAATCTGATCGGCAGTTTCATCATGGGGGTCCTCGTCGCCTACTTCATGTACACGACCTATTTTTCCCTGCACGTCAAATCGTTCCTCTCGACGGGTATCCTGGGCGCGCTGACAACCTATTCGACCTTCGCGATCGAGAGCGTCATGCTGCTGACCGGCGGCCATATAGCGCTGGCCGCCGCCAACATCGGGCTGAATGCCCTGGGAACCGTCCTGATGGCCGGCGGAGGGTATCGGCTCGCTTCGGCCCTGCTGCGGTAAGCGCAGACCACTATTAATCGAAAGGAAGGCTATGCACAGCAACACCGTACGCTATATCCGGAACCTCTTCCGAAGCACAGGGGCGGTCCCCCTTCATGCGCCGCGTTTCGTCGGCAACGAGAAGAACTACCTCGGCAGCTGTATCGAAAGTATGGAGGTCTCCTCGGAGGGCGAATACGTCGAACGTTTTGAGGGGATGGTCAATGAATACTGCGGATCCCGTTATGCTGTCGCCTTCAACAGTACCGAATCGGCGATGCGCGTCGCCCTCGTCCTGGCGGGCACCGGTCCCGACTGCGAAGTCCTGACTCAGCCGCTTGCGCACGCCATGACGGCCAATACCGTCGACAGCTTCGGCGCCGAGCCCATTTTCATCGACGTCGAGCGCAAGACGATGGGCATGGACCCCGACCGCCTGCGGGAGTTCCTCGCCTACAACACCGAACTCCGCGAGGGGGGATGCTTCAACCGCCATACGCGACGGCGCATCACCGCCTGCGTCCCGGTCCACACCCTTGGATTCCCCTGCCGTATCGACGACATCCGGACCGTCTGCGACGAGTACGGCATTATGCTGATCGAAGATGCCTCCGAGGCCTTCGGCTCTGCCTACAAAGGGACCATGGCCGGGCGTTTCGGCCGCTGCGGCATCTACGGCTTCGAAGGGCACAAGATTGCCACCTGCGGGGACGGCGGCGTGCTTGTCTGCGACGATGAGGCCATGGCTGCACAGGCCAGGAGCGTCGGGACGATCCCCTATCTCTCAGATGCCCAGGGTGCGGACCAGGGCCGCTTCAGCAGCCGCATGTCCAACCTCAACGCCGCGGTCGGCTGCGCCCAGATGGAACATATCCGCACCATCGTCACCAAGCAGCGCGATCTGACACGCCGCTACCGGGAGTTTTTCTCGGAATATGAAGAGGATGAGGAGCTGCAGCTTTTCCGGATGAAAAAACAGAGCGAGCCGAACTGCTGGCTTAATGCCCTGCTCTTCGAAGCGCCCGAAGACCGCGACGCCTTTTTGGAGGCGACCAATGCCGAGGGTGTCGCCGCACGCGCACTCTGGCCGCTGATCAGCGATCTGCCCCGCTTCAGCGAATGCGCCGGGACCGACGCGGACAATGCCCGCTGGCTGCAAAAGAGGATTGCCACCCTCCCCAGCGGTGTCCGCTAGGCATCGCCGTAAAACGCTTCGATCCGTTCCAGATACTCCCCCAGATTTTCAAAGCGGTGGTTGCCGCCCGCTTCCACAATGACCTCGTAATCGCCGTAGACGGCTTCGGCCACGGTGTAATCCAGAAGCTCGTCCCCCGTCTGCAGCAGTACCAGCAGCCGCGCATCGGGCAGCCGCATTGTTTCGGCGATGCGTGCCAGCTGCAGCAGGTACTCGCTTTTCCACTCAAAGGGCTCGCCGCTGCACCAGAACGTATTGGTGCCCACATAGGGGGAGAGCGTCCGGTAGGGATGGACAGAGGGATTGATCAGTACGGCATCGAGCCCATACTCGCTACTCAGCGCCGTCGCGTAGAATCCCCCCAGCGATGATCCGATCAACAGTGAAACGTCATGCTGCCCGATCAAGCGACGCAGAAACGCCAGCACCTCATCCGGCTCGACCGGCAGGTCCGGGGAGAGTACCTCCGCCTCGCCAAAATACGCTTTCAGCAGTCTGGTTTTCGTCGAGTCGCCGCAGCTGGCGAAACCGTGAAGATAGAGGATCACGACCTCATCCCGCTGCCAGCAGTGCCAGGATCCCTGCGACCTCCCTGGTCGCTTTAAAGGCTGTTTCCAGCTCTGCAAACACCTGCCCCGCGCTGTTATTGCCCATATTCATCAAAAGCCCCTTGAGCGCATGGAGCGACTGGGCCACTTTGTCATTATCCGTGGGGACGGCTTCCGCCAACGCTTTGAGCTGCAGTAGCTCCTTGCGCAGGTCACGCTCCCCTGCGACAAGCAGCGCATCCACCTGCGCTGTTTCCAGGCCGAAGGCCGTGAAATGGTCCCGTGCGTATCCCAAAGTCTCCGTAATCAGCTGCTCCAAATGTTCCTCTCCTTCCGTTTGATTGGGGACAGGCTACCCCAGGATGAATTAAATCGCGTTAAAGCGTGTGCAACAGCCGCTTTCCATCTCATTTTTATTATAATTGGCCACAAAAAAAAATGAGACGGAAGAGAGTGCCATGCTGAATATCATTATCGCCGATGACCATGAGATCGTTCGCAGCGGACTGATCATGCTGATCGAGCAGCAAGAGGAGATGTCTGTCAGCGCCAACGCCTCCTCTTTCGATGAATTGATGGCTTTGCTCGCAAGCGGGGAGTACGCTCTCCTGATCCTCGATCTGAACCTCGGCGACAAAAACGGCATGGAATCGATCGAAAGCGTCAGCGTGCGCTATCCGAATCTGCCGATCCTTGTGCTCAGCGCCTACCCCGAAGACCCCTACGCGCTTCAGGCCTTCCGGGCCGGCGCTTCGGGCTACCTCAACAAGGCCGTCATCGGCGCCGAACTGATACGGGCCATCGCGACCGTGGCCAAAGGCAAGAAGTACATCAGTCCCACCCTGGAAGAGACCATGCCCTACGGCACCGATCTGGACA contains:
- a CDS encoding YqiA/YcfP family alpha/beta fold hydrolase; its protein translation is MILYLHGFASCGDSTKTRLLKAYFGEAEVLSPDLPVEPDEVLAFLRRLIGQHDVSLLIGSSLGGFYATALSSEYGLDAVLINPSVHPYRTLSPYVGTNTFWCSGEPFEWKSEYLLQLARIAETMRLPDARLLVLLQTGDELLDYTVAEAVYGDYEVIVEAGGNHRFENLGEYLERIEAFYGDA
- the purQ gene encoding phosphoribosylformylglycinamidine synthase subunit PurQ, with translation MKVSIIQFPGTNCEYDTQYAFEKLGATTELVWHKETKIADDTDLVVVAGGFSYGDYLRSGAIARFSPVMQAVEAHANRGGKVLGICNGFQVLTESRLLPGALKRNEHLHFISRHHHLKIAGNENAFLNKLCRDDVVNIPIAHHDGNYYIDPDGLKALYDNDQVLLHYCDAEGNVSNPNGSVDAIAGVCNAAKNVFGLMPHPERAMEAILGSADGKAMLEGFFAS
- a CDS encoding response regulator produces the protein MLNIIIADDHEIVRSGLIMLIEQQEEMSVSANASSFDELMALLASGEYALLILDLNLGDKNGMESIESVSVRYPNLPILVLSAYPEDPYALQAFRAGASGYLNKAVIGAELIRAIATVAKGKKYISPTLEETMPYGTDLDKQETAMTAALSKRELEVLSLIARGLSYKEIAAELGVSPKTVSTYRTRILEKLNLSSTTELLRFAFEHDIAVY
- a CDS encoding Hpt domain-containing protein translates to MEQLITETLGYARDHFTAFGLETAQVDALLVAGERDLRKELLQLKALAEAVPTDNDKVAQSLHALKGLLMNMGNNSAGQVFAELETAFKATREVAGILALLAAG
- a CDS encoding lysophospholipid acyltransferase family protein, producing the protein MKILARINWVYSTLVIFTGLLLKILLYPFVPRPYASKIAAWFIRLLIFVHVRKVSEPDPEAQMYIINHQSELDIGVIESTTQRELAWVAKKELFEVPFFSLAVRLSREIPLERESKSALVALLKAAKERIDEGRIVCIFPEGTRSESGRMRRFKPGAKLIADKLGLTVQPVVLIHTARFFSTKRMTAAPGMITAIYLESFTADKSDKKWLETVQHQMQETYDRYVQKENV
- a CDS encoding DegT/DnrJ/EryC1/StrS family aminotransferase; the encoded protein is MHSNTVRYIRNLFRSTGAVPLHAPRFVGNEKNYLGSCIESMEVSSEGEYVERFEGMVNEYCGSRYAVAFNSTESAMRVALVLAGTGPDCEVLTQPLAHAMTANTVDSFGAEPIFIDVERKTMGMDPDRLREFLAYNTELREGGCFNRHTRRRITACVPVHTLGFPCRIDDIRTVCDEYGIMLIEDASEAFGSAYKGTMAGRFGRCGIYGFEGHKIATCGDGGVLVCDDEAMAAQARSVGTIPYLSDAQGADQGRFSSRMSNLNAAVGCAQMEHIRTIVTKQRDLTRRYREFFSEYEEDEELQLFRMKKQSEPNCWLNALLFEAPEDRDAFLEATNAEGVAARALWPLISDLPRFSECAGTDADNARWLQKRIATLPSGVR
- the crcB gene encoding fluoride efflux transporter CrcB, which produces MSFTTLLAIGSGGFIGAVLRAYLNGLISHRVPHDLPFGTLGVNLIGSFIMGVLVAYFMYTTYFSLHVKSFLSTGILGALTTYSTFAIESVMLLTGGHIALAAANIGLNALGTVLMAGGGYRLASALLR